The following proteins come from a genomic window of Plectropomus leopardus isolate mb chromosome 11, YSFRI_Pleo_2.0, whole genome shotgun sequence:
- the LOC121950232 gene encoding anoctamin-9 — protein sequence MPVHRRQPSIELLELMGVVRENGNELTSLPPVHTPLSYDYVLVAKTIDKQEREVFKKQTEYIEELKKKNLKVTKIIDDDLVFYGIQAPKEIFEKYRYLLKVSDACNWSSDQNIVPLSTRIRIVHFILNHTPIRSGEGLRDLMKMKVFEARFCLHEKKKQRELKESWARWTACLQGQPITAVRNYFGEKVALYYLWLGWYTYLLIPPALIGVIVFLYGLAFFNSSPLIKEVCEADTVMCPLCDKRCKVWQLSDTCTYAKVSQLFDNNGTVLFAMFMAVWATLFLEFWKRHRASYVCEWKVSDWCEEEEELILEIVNNVNCQPKEYKHSYLRSTLVLICVTVMILVIIGLTHALVVFRVIAAVLLAEGSWEFLSNHSNSGAMMLGAVLHYLIITVMTRVNRIVAMKLCEIEETRSFAATEKSFTVKMFTFQFFTYFSSLFYVAFFLGRINGHPGGYVRISGKWRLEECHPSGCLTDLFIQMAIIMVLKQTISNVFEFTGPWFCRWLKRRRTHKLQRKCAHCYLKDESEAKHGAELCDNCKLRDWLSNYRLNDVDSFSLFHEFLEMVIQFSFTTIFVAAFPLAPLLALINNIIEIRLDAIKMVTLERRLVPKKTNDIGVWIDVLEAIGVLAVIANGLVIGVSSDFIPRLVYRYRYGPCANGTATDMDCMVGYINNTLSIARMDDEIIAKEFSANQMITASGMNVSSCRYKDYRSNEDYSFTPQFWLILAVRFAFVILFEHVVVICKFIAAWFVPSAPMQVKNDRLFDKLKRLKEELSSFEA from the exons ATGCCCGTCCACAGGAGGCAG CCCAGTATTGAATTACTGGAATTAATGGGAGTGGTGCGGGAGAATGGCAATGAACTGACATCACTCCCACCTGTG CACACGCCTCTGTCATATGACTACGTCCTGGTTGCCAAAACAATTGATAAGCAGGAAAGAGAGGTGTTCAAGAAGCAAACTGAATACATtgaagaactgaaaaaaaagaacttgaaAGTTACC AAAATTATAGATGATGATCTCGTCTTCTATGGGATTCAAGCGCCTAAAGAAATTTTTGAGAAGTACAGGTATCTGCTCAAAGTGTCAGACGCCTGTAACTGGAGCTCAGATCAGAACATTGTACCACTCAGCACCAG GATAAGGATCGTCCACTTCATCTTGAATCACACACCTATACGCTCAGGAG AGGGTTTGCGGGATCTTATGAAGATGAAGGTTTTTGAGGCAAGATTCTGCTTACATGAG aaaaagaaacagagagagctgAAGGAGAGCTGGGCACGATGGACAGCCTGTCTCCAAGGGCAACCCATCACTGCCGTCAG GAACTACTTTGGGGAGAAGGTGGCCTTGTACTACCTGTGGTTAGGGTGGTACACATATCTGCTCATCCCGCCTGCTCTCATCGGGGTCATTGTCTTCCTTTATGGCCTTGCTTTCTTCAACAGCTCGCCCCTCAT AAAGGAGGTTTGTGAGGCTGACACAGTCATGTGTCCCCTTTGTGACAAGAGATGCAAAGTGTGGCAGCTCTCCGATACCTGCACATATGCCAAG GTGAGCCAGCTGTTTGATAATAATGGCACGGTGCTCTTTGCAATGTTCATGGCAGTGTGGG CAACACTGTTTTTGGAGTTCTGGAAGAGACATCGAGCTTCCTATGTGTGCGAATGGAAAGTGTCTGATTGGTGTGAGGAGGAG GAGGAACTGATCCTGGAAATTGTGAACAACGTCAACTGCCAACCAAAAGAATATAAGCACTCCTATCTGCGCAGCACTCTGGTGCTGATCTGTGTCACAGTTATG ATATTGGTGATCATCGGCCTGACACACGCCTTGGTGGTGTTTAGGGTGATTGCAGCAGTGCTCTTGGCTGAAGGATCGTGGGAGTTTCTGAGCAACCACTCAAATAGTGGAGCAATGATGCTGGGTGCTGTCCTCCATTacctcatcatcactgtcatgaCACGG GTCAACAGGATTGTTGCCATGAAGCTCTGTGAAATAG AGGAAACAAGATCATTTGCTGCCACAGAGAAGAGTTTCACCGTCAAGATGTTCACCTTCCAGTTCTTCACCTATTTCTCCTCCCTTTTCTACGTGGCGTTTTTTCTCGGCAG GATAAATGGCCATCCTGGTGGTTATGTCCGAATTTCAGGGAAATGGAGGCTGGAGGAG tgtcatcccaGTGGATGTCTCACAGACCTGTTCATCCAGATGGCGATTATAATGGTACTCAAGCAAACCATCAGCAATGTCTTTGAGTTCACTGGCCC GTGGTTCTGCAGGTGGTTGAAGAGACGAAGAACCCACAAGCTCCAGAGGAAATGCGCCCACTGCTACCTGAAAGACGAATCAGAGGCCAAACACGGAGCGGAGCTGTGTGATAACTGCAAGCTTCGAGACTGGCTCAGCAACTACCGTCTCAATGATGTCGACTCCTTCAGCCTGTTCCATGAGTTCCTGGAGATGG TGATCCAGTTCAGCTTTACCACCATCTTTGTGGCAGCGTTTCCTCTCGCTCCTCTGCTTGCCCTCATTAATAACATCATTGAGATCCGCCTGGATGCCATTAAAATGGTCACCCTGGAGCGCAGACTGGTTCCCAAGAAAACCAACGATATTG GTGTGTGGATAGACGTGTTAGAGGCAATTGGTGTCTTAGCAGTCATTGCCAACGGGCTGGTCATTGGCGTGTCTTCAGACTTCATCCCTCGACTGGTGTACCGTTACCGCTATGGTCCGTGTGCCAACGGCACGGCAACAGATATGGA CTGCATGGTGGGATACATCAACAACACTCTCTCCATTGCGCGAATGGACGACGAGATCATAGCAAAAGAGTTTTCAGCAAATCAGATGATCACTGCGAGTGGCATGAATGTCTCCTCCTGCAG GTATAAAGACTACAGGAGCAATGAGGACTACAGTTTTACTCCACAGTTTTGGCTCATTTTGGCTGTGCGCTTTGCATTTGTCATCCTGTTTGAG CACGTCGTCGTCATATGCAAGTTCATCGCAGCCTGGTTTGTGCCTAGCGCTCCCATGCAGGTCAAGAATGATCGACTCTTTGATAAACTCAAAAGACTAAAAGAGGAACTCAG TTCTTTTGAAGCGTGA